A region of Subdoligranulum variabile DNA encodes the following proteins:
- a CDS encoding ATP-binding protein: protein MTLFLLLGGAALAFLLPLRRRTHFARRLVLCLAVALLPLLALSWGLGNTIPYYFASSLVSLGWGIVAVHFCAEQDWIASCYCSIWILLTVDVIYELWLFLTLVAAGAGFAPPPDTLPARAVQLLFFALCCLGIHLTIGRGMPEDGIYRIGPRQIFSAVLLGGMFWFQFLSLQRIWGMPSDWSEQLTVPAVLTQLYCLTLLYLQTELFKKSAMQKEMEALNLLYDRQRQQYRVARQNVQIINRKCHELKVQIADLRRLHPDAGMQKSLDEAEQAAKLYNADVHTGNEVLDVALTEKSLLCESHGVRLNCVADGSCLAFLEPGDLYALFANALDPAIEAASRQEAPDHAMIDLLLYARQGFAVLNLVGPEDPAAAPPASRYEFKVVRRIAQKYSGTATAETREGFSSLKVLIPLPSES from the coding sequence ATGACCCTCTTCCTGCTGCTGGGCGGTGCGGCGCTGGCCTTTCTGCTGCCGCTGCGCCGCCGAACGCACTTTGCCCGCCGTCTGGTCCTCTGCCTGGCGGTGGCTCTGCTGCCGCTGCTGGCCCTGTCCTGGGGACTGGGCAACACCATCCCGTACTACTTTGCCAGCAGCCTGGTCAGCCTTGGGTGGGGGATCGTCGCGGTACACTTCTGCGCGGAACAGGACTGGATCGCCAGCTGTTACTGCTCCATCTGGATCCTGCTCACCGTGGATGTGATCTACGAACTCTGGCTTTTTCTGACGCTGGTGGCCGCCGGCGCCGGTTTTGCCCCGCCGCCGGACACGCTGCCGGCCCGGGCCGTTCAGCTTCTCTTCTTTGCCCTGTGCTGCCTGGGCATTCATCTGACCATCGGCCGCGGCATGCCGGAGGACGGCATCTACCGCATCGGTCCGCGGCAGATCTTCAGCGCCGTCCTGCTGGGGGGGATGTTCTGGTTCCAGTTCCTCTCCCTGCAGCGCATCTGGGGCATGCCCTCGGACTGGAGCGAACAGCTCACCGTACCGGCGGTGCTGACCCAGCTGTACTGCCTGACGCTGCTCTACCTGCAGACCGAACTGTTCAAGAAGTCCGCCATGCAGAAGGAGATGGAGGCCCTCAACCTCCTGTATGACCGCCAGCGCCAGCAATACCGGGTGGCCCGGCAGAACGTGCAGATCATCAACCGCAAATGCCACGAGCTCAAGGTACAGATCGCCGATCTGCGCCGGCTGCATCCCGACGCCGGCATGCAGAAAAGCCTGGACGAGGCGGAACAGGCCGCCAAGCTCTACAATGCCGATGTGCACACCGGCAACGAGGTGCTGGATGTGGCCCTCACCGAAAAAAGCCTGCTTTGCGAGTCCCACGGCGTCCGCCTCAACTGCGTGGCGGACGGGAGCTGCCTGGCCTTCCTGGAACCGGGCGACCTCTATGCACTGTTTGCCAACGCCCTGGATCCCGCCATCGAGGCGGCGTCCCGGCAGGAAGCACCAGATCACGCCATGATCGATCTGCTGCTCTACGCCCGGCAGGGGTTTGCGGTGCTCAACCTGGTGGGGCCGGAGGACCCCGCCGCTGCCCCGCCGGCCAGCCGGTATGAATTCAAGGTGGTGCGCCGCATCGCCCAGAAGTACAGCGGCACCGCCACGGCAGAGACCCGGGAAGGGTTCTCTTCCCTCAAGGTTTTGATTCCTTTGCCGTCTGAGTCGTAA
- the nifU gene encoding Fe-S cluster assembly scaffold protein NifU, whose protein sequence is MALYSETVMDHFRHPRNVGVIENADGVGEVGNAKCGDIMKIYLKIDNDTITDAKFETFGCGSAIASSSMATEMIKGKPVSDALAVTNKAVVEALDGLPTHKIHCSVLAEEAIKLALKDYYDRHGIDYDKKVFPDCENCAHCDAHGV, encoded by the coding sequence ATGGCTTTGTACAGCGAAACCGTTATGGATCATTTCCGCCATCCCCGCAATGTGGGCGTCATCGAGAACGCCGACGGTGTGGGGGAGGTGGGTAACGCCAAGTGCGGCGATATCATGAAGATCTACCTCAAGATCGACAACGACACCATCACCGACGCCAAGTTCGAGACCTTCGGCTGCGGCAGCGCCATCGCCTCCAGCTCCATGGCCACCGAGATGATCAAGGGCAAGCCGGTCTCCGACGCCCTGGCCGTCACCAACAAGGCGGTGGTGGAGGCGCTGGACGGTCTGCCCACCCACAAGATCCACTGTTCGGTGCTGGCCGAGGAGGCCATCAAGCTGGCGCTCAAGGATTACTATGACCGCCACGGCATCGACTACGACAAAAAGGTCTTCCCCGACTGTGAGAACTGTGCCCACTGCGACGCCCACGGCGTCTGA
- a CDS encoding SpaA isopeptide-forming pilin-related protein, which translates to MMKHLLQRMTALLLAGVLAGCGMTAAALATPEQAATPEAAVPELSPAPETATPENAATTLLQAPSLPRTGQVVTGTVSPIGTTINLFDYWITTRDAPDNVNPANMDQGINAGKALIFTANPGRGSGINNYTGSASPRPNMVLPTLQGGYPQLTQSGQSLDYLFNPALPNAGKASYANVRDLLQIDSDGYYYYDCTQDFAQFDEASNAFTLYTPPGVQTAGAQPLLGQFFPFNNYEQVKNLNARNPAINHYFGLTMTTRFVQQPYGTVDGTAGGTPVTYDFSGDDDVWVFIDNVLVGDLGGIHDAASLSINFQTGQILINGQPNGTLRSKFEAAGAPWTNGSSNTFADDTYHTLKFFYLERGNVDSNMQLKFNLVSIPQSDLIKVDQTGAAVPGARFNLYYANEDYTYDPQNLIATGTTGPDGTFVFQNPDGTLLSLNNLKNEYGGPGQTGKFVLVEEDVPAGYRAPGPIDLYFPADFPQLATLLSANPWDTGAYASPTVTVTLPDTVEDLQGQQYPADSGTYFAVVLKRQTAGGNGSSTQSQWYPVSGDPITGWNVAAGTDMSAVLQAARANPYLFVLDSSGAYKDTIDNLPGDILTYYYVLTSNDQLTDSNAQYTVGFYRTSAASLADATPENTVRLNDGEAINGQDFDREFAVRLFVPDIKNYLFVQKVAEDGYTPLTGAEFALYQASDVTDGVVNPGAQPFDTVTTRDQSQAQGDVITLGGAGVFPNTQPVLPDGTYYLKELQAPAGYAPSSDLVEVVVDNTDVYADAGTPYDDVTVLRGVGKIVRSMLQFAVPDDINATLTDIKASLYTASRYTPDTGNDWSVWTASGQAPLELSYYQNNQILEYGPTVPGDPVYFAVPAGWSRLKITQNYTAGTDQDLKIDLGDQDVSNVFARSTIVQVRNQSTRLVLQKVVTGPLGEVTRPFSFTVTLRDGNGTPLTGEYGGLTFSDQGTAETALTDGGEITLRGLPDGTVCTVHEEPVPGYETTVRINGGAPLPGPEATVTTQPGLTSILYTNHCTLTPPPDEPGRGTGSAPTPTPGPAATPTAVVSSPTPPGNPPTGDDFSPGFWLELSAAAGGLGLMLRRHKKL; encoded by the coding sequence ATGATGAAGCATTTGCTGCAACGAATGACCGCGCTGCTGCTGGCCGGGGTCCTGGCAGGCTGCGGTATGACGGCGGCGGCCCTGGCCACCCCGGAGCAGGCTGCCACCCCGGAGGCCGCCGTTCCGGAGCTGTCCCCCGCCCCGGAAACCGCCACGCCGGAAAACGCTGCCACCACCCTGCTGCAGGCGCCCTCCCTGCCCCGGACCGGGCAGGTGGTGACCGGCACGGTCTCCCCCATCGGCACAACGATCAACCTGTTCGACTACTGGATCACCACCCGGGACGCCCCCGACAATGTGAACCCCGCCAATATGGACCAGGGCATCAACGCCGGCAAAGCGCTGATCTTCACGGCCAATCCCGGCCGCGGCAGCGGCATCAACAACTATACCGGCAGTGCCAGCCCCCGCCCCAACATGGTGCTGCCCACACTGCAAGGCGGGTATCCCCAGCTGACCCAGAGCGGCCAATCCCTGGATTACCTGTTCAATCCCGCCCTGCCCAACGCCGGCAAGGCCTCCTACGCCAACGTGCGGGACCTGTTGCAGATCGATTCCGACGGTTATTACTATTACGACTGCACCCAGGATTTTGCCCAGTTCGACGAGGCTTCCAACGCTTTCACACTGTACACCCCGCCGGGTGTACAGACCGCCGGGGCTCAGCCCCTGCTGGGACAGTTCTTTCCCTTCAACAATTACGAGCAGGTGAAAAACCTCAACGCCCGCAACCCCGCCATCAACCACTATTTCGGTCTGACCATGACCACCCGTTTTGTCCAGCAGCCCTACGGCACGGTGGACGGCACCGCCGGCGGCACCCCCGTGACCTACGACTTCTCCGGCGACGACGATGTCTGGGTTTTCATCGACAATGTGCTGGTGGGGGATCTGGGGGGCATCCACGATGCAGCCTCCCTGTCCATCAACTTCCAGACCGGGCAGATCCTCATCAACGGCCAGCCCAACGGCACCCTACGCAGTAAGTTTGAGGCCGCGGGGGCGCCCTGGACCAACGGCAGTTCCAACACCTTTGCCGACGACACCTACCATACCCTGAAATTCTTTTATCTGGAGCGGGGCAACGTGGACTCCAACATGCAGCTGAAATTCAACCTGGTCTCCATTCCCCAGAGCGATCTCATCAAGGTGGACCAGACCGGCGCTGCCGTGCCGGGGGCACGGTTCAACCTCTACTACGCCAACGAGGACTATACATACGATCCGCAGAACCTCATCGCCACCGGTACCACAGGGCCGGACGGCACCTTTGTGTTCCAGAATCCCGACGGCACCCTGCTGAGCCTGAACAACCTGAAAAACGAATACGGCGGCCCCGGCCAGACCGGCAAGTTCGTGCTGGTGGAGGAGGACGTGCCCGCCGGCTACCGCGCGCCCGGGCCCATCGACCTGTATTTTCCCGCCGACTTTCCCCAGCTGGCCACCCTGCTCTCGGCCAATCCCTGGGACACCGGCGCCTATGCCAGTCCCACCGTCACCGTGACCCTGCCCGATACCGTGGAGGACCTGCAGGGGCAGCAGTATCCCGCCGATTCCGGCACCTACTTTGCGGTGGTGCTCAAGCGCCAGACCGCCGGCGGCAACGGCAGCAGCACCCAGAGCCAGTGGTACCCGGTGTCGGGGGACCCCATCACCGGTTGGAACGTGGCAGCCGGCACCGACATGAGCGCTGTGCTCCAGGCCGCCCGGGCCAATCCCTACCTCTTTGTGCTGGACAGCAGCGGTGCCTACAAGGATACCATCGACAATCTGCCCGGGGACATCCTGACCTACTACTATGTGCTGACCTCCAACGATCAGTTGACCGACAGCAATGCCCAATATACCGTCGGCTTCTACCGTACCAGCGCCGCCAGTCTGGCCGATGCCACCCCCGAAAACACCGTGCGCCTCAACGACGGGGAGGCCATCAACGGCCAGGACTTCGACCGGGAATTTGCGGTGCGGCTGTTTGTGCCCGACATCAAGAACTATCTGTTTGTGCAGAAGGTAGCCGAGGACGGCTACACCCCGCTGACCGGTGCGGAGTTTGCCCTGTACCAAGCCAGCGACGTCACCGACGGGGTGGTAAACCCCGGTGCCCAACCCTTTGACACGGTGACCACCCGGGACCAGAGCCAGGCCCAGGGCGATGTGATCACCCTGGGCGGCGCAGGGGTCTTTCCCAACACCCAGCCGGTGCTGCCCGACGGCACCTACTATCTGAAAGAGCTCCAAGCACCGGCCGGGTACGCCCCCAGTTCCGATCTGGTGGAGGTGGTGGTGGACAACACCGACGTCTACGCCGACGCCGGCACCCCCTACGACGACGTCACGGTGCTGCGGGGCGTGGGCAAGATCGTGCGTAGCATGCTGCAGTTCGCCGTGCCCGACGACATCAACGCCACCCTGACCGACATCAAGGCATCCCTGTACACCGCCTCCCGGTATACGCCGGATACCGGCAACGACTGGTCGGTATGGACAGCCTCGGGGCAGGCACCACTGGAGCTTTCCTACTATCAGAACAACCAGATCCTGGAATACGGCCCCACCGTGCCGGGGGATCCCGTCTATTTTGCGGTGCCCGCCGGGTGGTCCCGGCTGAAAATCACCCAGAACTACACGGCCGGCACCGACCAGGACCTGAAGATCGATCTGGGCGACCAGGACGTGAGCAATGTCTTTGCCCGGAGCACCATCGTGCAGGTGCGCAACCAGTCCACCCGGCTGGTGCTGCAGAAGGTGGTCACCGGACCGCTGGGAGAAGTGACCCGGCCGTTTTCCTTCACGGTCACCCTGCGGGACGGGAACGGTACCCCACTGACAGGGGAATACGGCGGACTAACCTTCAGTGATCAGGGCACCGCCGAGACCGCCCTGACCGACGGCGGCGAGATCACGCTGCGCGGCCTGCCGGACGGCACCGTCTGCACAGTGCACGAGGAACCGGTGCCCGGCTACGAAACCACCGTGCGCATCAACGGCGGGGCCCCCCTCCCCGGCCCCGAGGCAACGGTGACCACCCAACCGGGACTGACCAGCATCCTGTATACCAACCACTGCACCCTGACGCCGCCCCCCGATGAACCCGGCCGGGGCACGGGAAGCGCTCCCACGCCCACCCCCGGCCCTGCCGCCACTCCCACCGCGGTGGTTTCCTCCCCCACTCCGCCGGGCAATCCCCCCACCGGAGACGACTTTTCGCCCGGGTTCTGGCTGGAGCTGAGCGCCGCCGCAGGCGGGCTGGGACTGATGCTCCGGCGGCACAAAAAACTGTAA
- a CDS encoding ABC transporter ATP-binding protein, with amino-acid sequence MAEIVLKDVCKVFEKDQYAVSNFSLRIRDGEFIVFVGPSGCGKSTTLRMIAGLEDITSGELWIGDRLCNYADPGERDLSMVFQNYALYPQMSVYDNMAFALSVRKVPKKEIRQRVETTAEMLGISHLLSRRPSALSGGQKQRVAIGSAILRKPKAFLMDEPLSNLDAKLRTHMRVELAALHHKLGTTTIYVTHDQTEAMTLADRIVVMKAGYIQQVATPVELYNRPTNMFVAGFIGSPAMSFLRGKVRRAGDGAAFLTEAGQVFPLTAAQAKVLWPQYDNRALVLGIRPEDLYAAPARTGRLYGKMQGMITACESLGHEAILHLETEDGEFAARVEPGHGAAVDQPATLYLDMANAHFFDGEAEQNIFYQWRNEE; translated from the coding sequence ATGGCTGAGATCGTGTTGAAAGATGTTTGCAAGGTCTTTGAGAAGGACCAGTACGCGGTGAGCAACTTCTCGCTGCGCATCCGGGACGGGGAGTTCATCGTGTTCGTGGGACCGTCGGGCTGCGGCAAGTCCACCACCCTGCGGATGATCGCCGGACTGGAAGATATCACCAGCGGGGAGCTGTGGATCGGCGACCGGCTGTGCAACTACGCCGACCCGGGGGAGCGGGACCTGTCCATGGTGTTCCAGAACTACGCCCTCTACCCGCAGATGTCGGTGTACGACAACATGGCCTTTGCGCTTTCGGTGCGCAAGGTCCCCAAAAAGGAGATCCGCCAGCGGGTGGAGACCACCGCCGAAATGCTGGGCATCTCCCACCTGCTTTCCCGCCGGCCGTCGGCGCTCTCCGGCGGGCAGAAACAGCGGGTGGCCATCGGCAGTGCCATTCTGCGCAAGCCCAAGGCCTTCCTGATGGACGAGCCGCTGTCCAACCTGGACGCCAAACTGCGCACCCACATGCGGGTGGAACTGGCCGCCCTCCACCACAAGCTGGGCACCACCACCATCTACGTCACCCATGACCAGACCGAGGCCATGACCCTGGCCGACCGCATCGTGGTCATGAAGGCTGGTTACATCCAGCAGGTGGCCACCCCGGTGGAACTGTACAACCGCCCCACCAACATGTTTGTGGCAGGCTTCATCGGTTCCCCGGCCATGAGCTTCCTGCGGGGCAAGGTCCGGCGCGCCGGGGACGGTGCCGCCTTCCTCACCGAGGCAGGGCAGGTCTTCCCGCTGACCGCCGCCCAGGCAAAAGTGCTGTGGCCCCAGTACGACAACCGCGCCCTGGTGCTGGGCATCCGCCCGGAAGACCTGTACGCCGCCCCCGCCCGCACCGGCAGGCTCTACGGCAAGATGCAGGGTATGATCACCGCCTGCGAGAGTCTGGGCCACGAGGCCATCCTCCACCTGGAAACCGAAGACGGCGAGTTCGCCGCCCGGGTGGAGCCCGGCCACGGCGCCGCTGTGGACCAGCCGGCCACTCTGTATCTGGACATGGCCAACGCCCACTTCTTTGACGGCGAGGCCGAGCAGAACATCTTTTACCAGTGGAGGAACGAAGAATGA
- a CDS encoding LytR/AlgR family response regulator transcription factor — translation MRIAIVEDNADVRAQLCGFVEQYAAESQIPLDVEAFADGSAITPYQGGFDIIFMDIEMPQQGGLDTAARIRAVDQSVVLVFVTNMAQYAIRGYEVDALDFVLKPVNYYQFKVKLERAIRRIERRGSAQVTIQTGGALRVLNTDDIYYLETHNRMLYYHTADEVLPVRASMQSAEKQLAAFHFVRCNQCYLVNLRHIQSVQDDFVLVGKDRLAISRRQRTAFMAAVAAYVGGALL, via the coding sequence ATGCGCATCGCAATCGTGGAAGACAATGCCGACGTGCGGGCACAGCTCTGCGGTTTTGTGGAACAATACGCGGCGGAAAGCCAGATTCCGCTGGACGTGGAAGCTTTTGCGGACGGCAGTGCCATCACCCCCTACCAGGGCGGTTTTGACATTATTTTCATGGACATCGAGATGCCGCAGCAAGGGGGGCTGGACACCGCGGCGCGGATCCGGGCTGTGGACCAGAGTGTGGTGCTGGTGTTTGTGACCAACATGGCACAGTATGCCATCCGCGGCTACGAGGTGGACGCGCTGGACTTCGTGCTCAAGCCGGTGAACTACTACCAGTTCAAAGTCAAGCTGGAGCGGGCTATCCGCCGTATCGAACGCCGGGGCAGTGCCCAGGTGACCATCCAGACGGGCGGTGCCTTGCGGGTGCTCAACACCGACGACATCTATTATCTGGAGACCCACAACCGGATGCTCTACTACCATACCGCCGACGAGGTCCTGCCGGTGCGTGCCAGCATGCAGAGCGCGGAAAAACAGCTGGCGGCCTTCCACTTTGTGCGCTGTAATCAGTGCTATCTGGTCAATCTGCGGCACATCCAGTCGGTGCAGGATGACTTTGTCCTGGTGGGCAAGGACCGCCTGGCCATCAGCCGCCGCCAGCGCACGGCATTCATGGCGGCGGTGGCAGCCTACGTCGGGGGTGCGCTGTTATGA
- a CDS encoding carbohydrate ABC transporter permease produces the protein MKAFAEKLKGCSPYAYLIPCFAIFAMFLFYPFVKTIYLSFFLTDKLGRAKIFVGAENYTDLLTSESFYNSILVTLIFVVIVVFGSMLLGLIAAVLCSKTFPGIRAFSTAYALPMAIASSGAAMIFKVILNPTIGLFNKITGLDINWISDPRYALICVAVLTAWLNSGINFLYFSAGLGNIDESIYERASVDGANAFQKFFRLTLPGLSPIMFYTLVVNIIQAFQSFGQVKILTQGGPGESTNLIVYSIYRDAFFNYKFGSAAAQSVILFLIIMALTLVMFKIEKKGVKY, from the coding sequence ATGAAAGCCTTTGCGGAAAAACTCAAGGGATGCAGTCCCTACGCCTATCTGATCCCCTGCTTTGCCATCTTCGCCATGTTCCTGTTTTATCCCTTTGTGAAGACCATCTACCTGAGCTTCTTCCTCACCGATAAACTGGGCCGTGCCAAGATCTTTGTGGGGGCGGAAAACTACACCGACCTGCTCACCTCGGAGAGCTTTTACAACAGCATCCTGGTGACGCTGATCTTCGTGGTCATCGTGGTTTTCGGCAGCATGCTGCTGGGACTCATCGCCGCCGTGCTGTGCAGCAAGACCTTTCCGGGCATCCGGGCGTTCAGCACCGCCTACGCCCTGCCCATGGCCATTGCCTCCAGCGGCGCGGCCATGATCTTCAAGGTCATCCTCAATCCCACCATCGGCCTGTTCAACAAGATCACCGGGCTGGACATCAACTGGATCAGCGATCCCCGCTACGCCCTGATCTGTGTGGCCGTGCTCACCGCCTGGCTCAACAGCGGCATCAACTTCCTGTACTTCTCGGCGGGGCTGGGCAACATCGACGAATCCATCTACGAGCGCGCCTCGGTGGACGGCGCCAACGCCTTCCAGAAATTCTTCCGCCTGACCCTGCCGGGCCTGAGCCCCATCATGTTCTACACCCTGGTCGTCAACATCATCCAGGCCTTCCAGTCCTTCGGCCAGGTAAAGATCCTGACCCAGGGTGGCCCCGGCGAGTCCACCAACCTCATCGTCTACTCCATCTACCGCGATGCCTTCTTCAACTACAAATTCGGCAGCGCGGCAGCCCAGTCCGTGATCCTCTTCCTCATCATCATGGCGCTGACGCTGGTTATGTTCAAGATCGAAAAGAAGGGAGTCAAATACTGA
- the nifS gene encoding cysteine desulfurase NifS, whose amino-acid sequence MRIYADNAATTAISPAAIDAMLTCMRESDGNPSSLHSAGQKAAEALADARGRIAARLGCEPAELIFTSGGSEADNQALRGIAHLGAAKGKKHIISTAFEHHAVLHTLRKLEKEGFTVTLLDVHENGIVTPEEVRAAIRPDTCLVSVMYANNEIGTIQPIAEIGRVCREAGVLFHTDAVQAVGHLPIDVKAQNIDLLSLSAHKFHGPKGTGALYVRKGIYLEPLIEGGAQERGRRAGTENLPAIVGMAAALDEACDHLDEYTARLIPLRDRLIAGLSRIPHAVLNGDAKQRLPGNVSFCFEGIEGESLLLLLDDKGICASSGSACTSGSLDPSHVLLAIGRVHDVAHGSLRLSLGADVTEEEIDYLIQAVTETVAYLRSISPVWRDLQRGVRDYIIA is encoded by the coding sequence ATGCGAATCTACGCAGATAACGCCGCCACCACGGCCATCAGCCCGGCGGCCATAGACGCCATGCTCACCTGTATGCGGGAGAGCGACGGCAACCCCAGCAGCCTGCACTCCGCCGGTCAGAAGGCGGCCGAAGCCCTGGCCGACGCCCGCGGGCGCATCGCGGCCCGGCTGGGCTGCGAGCCTGCTGAGCTGATCTTCACCTCCGGCGGCAGCGAGGCGGACAACCAGGCCCTGCGGGGCATCGCCCACCTGGGCGCGGCCAAGGGCAAAAAGCATATCATCTCCACGGCCTTTGAGCACCACGCCGTGCTGCACACCCTGCGCAAGCTGGAGAAGGAAGGCTTCACCGTCACTTTGCTGGACGTGCATGAGAACGGCATCGTCACCCCCGAAGAGGTGCGGGCGGCGATCCGGCCGGACACCTGCCTGGTCAGCGTGATGTATGCCAACAATGAGATCGGCACCATCCAGCCCATTGCTGAGATCGGTCGGGTCTGCCGGGAGGCGGGGGTGCTCTTCCACACCGACGCGGTCCAGGCGGTGGGGCACCTGCCCATCGACGTGAAGGCCCAGAACATCGACCTGCTCTCCCTGTCGGCCCATAAATTCCACGGCCCCAAGGGCACCGGCGCCCTCTATGTGCGCAAGGGAATCTATCTGGAACCCCTCATCGAAGGCGGCGCCCAGGAGCGGGGCCGCCGCGCCGGTACCGAGAACCTGCCCGCCATTGTGGGCATGGCGGCGGCGCTGGACGAGGCCTGCGACCATCTGGATGAGTACACCGCCCGCCTTATCCCGCTGCGGGACCGGCTCATTGCGGGGCTGTCCCGGATCCCCCACGCGGTACTCAACGGCGACGCAAAGCAGCGGCTGCCCGGCAATGTCAGTTTCTGCTTCGAGGGCATCGAGGGGGAATCCCTGCTGCTGCTTCTGGACGACAAGGGCATCTGTGCCTCCTCCGGGTCGGCCTGCACCTCGGGATCCCTGGACCCCAGCCACGTGCTGCTGGCCATCGGCCGGGTACACGACGTGGCCCACGGCTCCCTGCGGCTGTCCCTGGGCGCCGACGTCACCGAAGAAGAGATCGACTACCTCATCCAGGCCGTCACCGAGACCGTGGCCTATCTGCGGAGCATCTCGCCGGTATGGCGGGACCTGCAGCGGGGCGTGCGGGATTACATCATTGCATAA
- a CDS encoding MalY/PatB family protein, which yields MQYDFTTIMDRRGQDAIAVDALGKPGGFAPGAPKPGFDAIPMWVADMNFPTVPTVPEAIIRRAQHPAFGYFEATDAYYNAIIDWQVRRNGADPALLTKDCIGYENGVLGGVVSALTSFAAPGDGVLLHSPTYIGFTKSLQNNGYRIVHSPLVRDAQGVWRMDYADMDAKLKQYHIHVAIFCSPHNPCGRVWTREEIEQAMEVYRANDCLVISDEIWSDILLNGHKHTPTQSVSEDARQRTVALYAPSKTFNLAGLVGSYHIIYNPYLRDRVTAKSSKPHYNEMNVLSMHALIGAYRPEGHVWVDELCQVLSGNINFACDYIAEHFAGVSVAKPEGTYMLFLDCTDWCAAHDRTIAQVLQAGWDVGVAWQDGRMFHGPCAIRMNLALPLSRVEEAFRHLDSYVFNGPFLSER from the coding sequence ATGCAATACGATTTCACAACGATCATGGACCGCCGCGGCCAGGATGCCATTGCGGTGGATGCTTTGGGCAAACCGGGCGGATTTGCCCCCGGCGCGCCCAAGCCCGGCTTTGACGCCATCCCCATGTGGGTGGCCGACATGAATTTTCCCACCGTTCCCACCGTGCCGGAAGCCATCATCCGGCGGGCGCAGCACCCGGCCTTCGGCTATTTTGAAGCCACCGACGCCTACTACAACGCCATCATCGACTGGCAGGTACGGCGCAACGGCGCCGATCCTGCCCTGCTGACCAAGGACTGCATCGGCTATGAGAACGGCGTGCTGGGCGGTGTGGTCTCGGCGTTGACCAGCTTTGCCGCCCCCGGGGACGGCGTACTGCTCCACAGCCCCACCTACATCGGCTTTACCAAGTCCCTCCAAAACAACGGCTACCGCATCGTGCATTCGCCGTTGGTCCGGGATGCGCAGGGCGTCTGGCGGATGGACTACGCCGATATGGATGCCAAGCTCAAACAGTACCACATTCATGTGGCGATTTTCTGCTCACCCCACAATCCCTGCGGCCGGGTCTGGACGCGGGAGGAGATCGAGCAGGCCATGGAGGTCTACCGGGCCAATGACTGCCTGGTCATTTCCGACGAGATCTGGTCGGATATCCTGCTCAACGGCCACAAGCATACCCCCACCCAGTCGGTGAGCGAGGATGCCCGGCAGCGCACAGTGGCCCTCTATGCCCCCAGCAAGACCTTCAACCTGGCGGGTCTGGTGGGCAGCTACCACATCATTTATAATCCTTATCTGCGGGACCGGGTGACGGCCAAGAGCTCCAAACCCCACTACAATGAGATGAACGTCCTGTCCATGCACGCCCTCATCGGCGCCTACCGGCCGGAGGGCCACGTCTGGGTGGATGAGCTCTGCCAGGTGCTCAGCGGCAACATCAACTTTGCCTGCGATTACATCGCCGAACACTTTGCCGGGGTATCGGTGGCCAAGCCGGAGGGCACCTACATGCTCTTCCTGGACTGCACCGACTGGTGTGCCGCCCATGACCGCACCATCGCCCAGGTGCTGCAGGCAGGCTGGGACGTGGGAGTGGCCTGGCAGGACGGCCGGATGTTCCACGGCCCCTGCGCCATCCGGATGAACCTGGCGTTGCCTCTTTCCCGGGTGGAGGAGGCCTTCCGCCACCTGGACAGCTACGTCTTCAACGGCCCCTTCCTCAGCGAACGCTGA